aGGAGGGACAATATACCTAGTttgttgtaataataaactaTGGTAAAGGTTTTTTGCAATCGTCAATGATATGATTGGATAAAATCTTGTTGAATCCTGCATATAGTATGGGGGGAGAAAAACCACCCCAtcctgaaaaaaaaaaaaagaactgAAGAATTCAACCAAACAAAACATCCAACAATTGCAAATTGAACATTGTTAATTATTATAGTTAAAGTACCAACAACTAGAACAGCAAAGATAACCAACACGTTCCTAAGTGTAATCATAATTATTCataaaaaagattttaCTTCATTAGTCCACTCTCCATTTTTTGCcgaaaattaaaatattaaCTATTCATTTAAAATACCACTACAAACTTAtagcatttttttttctaatttttccATATTCCATATTCCCATTTGCATAAACACatataattcatcaatgtttcaatatataaaaGCTACTCAAAGAAATAGATTAACTAATTCATTATTCAGTTCTACATTTGCTATATGTGTACTTTTAGTAGGGGCTAATTCAGCAATTCCTTGTCCTGTGGATAGTAATTATAGTAATGATTCGAATGAGAAATTACAACAGCAACATAAAAAATTCatacaacaaaaacaaaatatacACCAGAGTAATAAGGAGAACGAAATATAGTTTGAGTTAAGAGGTTCTATATGATATGATATTAATGACGAGAAGTAAGGAAGTCACCTAATTTTGTGGTTGATATTTTTTGGATGGCTCGGGGTTTGAATCTgatctttttcaatgataGAAGTGGTGATAACGGACTATGATTTTTTAACAGAATACAATGGTATCATTATTTAGGATATGTACATATCATATCATTATTTAGGATATATACatatcaaatcaatcttTAGGATATACTTGTGCCAAATGATCAACTGTACTTGCTTGTTGTAATCAACTAGCACGTTTGtaagaaaagaagacaATAGACGCAGTCTCGGTCCAGTCACGTGATTCTccactaccaccaataataataagcaacaaatattaattatattctaacaacaacaacaacaacaactctGTCCACTGATAACTAATATACTATTGTTAGTAATAGAATTGAGGTAATAACTTAGTCTTGCTTGCTTAGTGGTTATTTTTATTCCGAGATTTGCTTATGGAATAGTTGTAGTTTGTTCCACTTGAAATGATTGGTTAAATTACATACACGATAGAAACAATCAAACCAGCGCCTGAATCCTCATTACGAAGATCCAATCGTTTTCTAGTCTTGtttcatatatataatttacTAGTTATATATGATCAAATCAAAGTGTACTTCTAGTTAAACAGTTTTCTTAATGGATGGTAAATCTTTTTTGCAATTACATATCCCAAATTGGTGAAAAAGTAAACAATCCCAAAATGTAATAAGGAGAAGAGAAGCACCAGAG
The sequence above is a segment of the Candida albicans SC5314 chromosome 3, complete sequence genome. Coding sequences within it:
- a CDS encoding uncharacterized protein (Ortholog of C. parapsilosis CDC317 : CPAR2_103040, Candida tenuis NRRL Y-1498 : CANTEDRAFT_116324, Debaryomyces hansenii CBS767 : DEHA2G01980g and Pichia stipitis Pignal : PICST_45936), yielding MFQYIKATQRNRLTNSLFSSTFAICVLLVGANSAIPCPVDSNYSNDSNEKLQQQHKKFIQQKQNIHQSNKENEI